TCGATTAACTAAATGCCGCATGGCCGGCATTTTCTTCCtttgttaaaaaaaaacaaatgatTTTAAAACAATCAGCAATACAAAACATACATACGACGATAACTTCTCGTATGTACTTCTTAAATACAACTTgatcgtattacatttctattaTTTCCCATTTGCAACTGCATCATTGTTGGTAACTTAACTATtcgataaatattaattattacgaGAAATTCTGTAAAATTGCACCATGCACGACCTTAAAGTAGTTACTTTTAAAACTGCTAATAAATATAATACACATATTTATATACCGATGTATATTTTTCATTTGATTATTTTCAGGCAGCAGCTAACGCTATTAAGAGACTCGTACCTCTCTTCGATAGAGTTCTCGTGCAAAGGGCGGAAGCTGTAACCAAAACGAAAGGTGGCATTGTTTTGCCAGAGAAAGCTCAAGCAAAAGTTTTACAAGGAACAGTCGTGGCGATAGGTCCTGGACAGAGAAACGATGTAAGAGGGAAATGATTATTTATCCTTATGTGTATAATATACACATTTCTGACTGCCTATATAAAAGTTCAATTAa
The sequence above is a segment of the Xylocopa sonorina isolate GNS202 chromosome 7, iyXylSono1_principal, whole genome shotgun sequence genome. Coding sequences within it:
- the LOC143425224 gene encoding 10 kDa heat shock protein, mitochondrial, with translation MAAANAIKRLVPLFDRVLVQRAEAVTKTKGGIVLPEKAQAKVLQGTVVAIGPGQRNDKGEHIPLSIKIGDVVLLPEYGGTKVELEDNKEFHLFRESDILAKLEV